The following proteins are co-located in the Nilaparvata lugens isolate BPH chromosome 14, ASM1435652v1, whole genome shotgun sequence genome:
- the LOC111046406 gene encoding zinc finger protein 883-like yields the protein MDNDECQEEMDIKYEIDIDYTMSWLGKQESLDEEQVSSNHAQKGETIPVDEGRGSMENECKEKDGLSNKETTLPTAYVKLDRNEVLDRIVTALNQSQSSNDDFEPSLAGSGSDSSAEEEEECNNEEMRREEDVIEERVSGKTTLKKSHMCKLCTKRFSHSSELTVHNRRIHTKEKPFQCTVCAKSFSTSSDLTCHLRTHTKEKPHQCTVCTKRFSSSCEVTVHMRTHTKEKPYKCKICEKRFSTSGQVTRHMRTHTKEKPFQCTVCSKKFSTSSEVTIHMRAHTKERPYPCTVCTKKFSTSGQVTVHMQTHTKEKPLQCTVCSKTFSTSSEVTRHMRTHTKEKPFQCTVCAKSFSTSSDLTRHLQIHTKEKPHQCTVCTRRFSSSCEVTVHMRTHTKEKPYKCKICEKRFSTSGQVTRHMRTHTKEKPFQCTVCSKKFSTSSEVTIHMRAHTKERPYPCTVCTKRFSTSGQVTRHMRTHTKEKPFQCTVCSKKFSTSNEVTVHMRAHTKVRPYPCTVCTKRFSTSGQVTVHIMRIHTKVRPYQCTVCTKRFSTSGHVTCHMRTHT from the exons ATGGACAATGATGAATGTCAAGAAGAAATGGATATAAAATATGAGATTGACATTGACTACACCATGTCCTGGCTTGGAAAGCAGGAGAGTCTGGATGAAGAACAG GTGTCATCAAACCATGCACAAAAGGGTGAAACAATCCCAGTTGATGAAGGTAGAGGCTCTATGGAAAACGAATGCAAGGAAAAAGATGGACTATCCAACAAAG AGACAACTCTACCCACTGCCTATGTCAAACTAGATCGCAATGAAGTGCTCGATAGAATCGTCACAGCCTTAAACCAGAGTCAGAGCTCAAATGATgatttt GAGCCATCATTAGCTGGCAGTGGGAGTGATTCCTCTgctgaagaagaggaagaatgtaacaatgaagaaatgagaagagaagaagatgtcaTAGAAGAGAGGGTGTCAGGAAAAACAACTCTCAAGAAATCTCATATGTGTAAACTATGTACAAAACGTTTCTCTCATTCTAGTGAATTGACTGTTCATAATAGGCGTATtcacaccaaagagaagcctttCCAGTGTACTGTCTGTGCTAAAAGCTTCTCTACTTCTAGTGATTTGACTTGTCATCTGCGAactcacaccaaagagaagccccaccagtgtacagtctgtacaaaAAGGTTTTCCTCTTCTTGTGAAGTAACTGTCCATATGCGAACTCATACCAAAGAGAAGCCTTACAAATGTAAAATCTGTGAAAAAAGGTTTTCTACTTCGGGTCAAGTGACTCGTCATATGCGAACTCACACTAAAGAAAAGCCtttccagtgtacagtctgttcaaaaaagttttctaccTCTAGTGAAGTGACTATTCATATGCGAGCCCATACCAAAGAGAGGCCTTACCCATGTACAGTATGTACAAAAAAGTTTTCCACTTCTGGTCAAGTGACTGTTCATATGCAAACTCACACTAAAGAAAAGCCTTTACAGTGTACAGTCTGTTCAAAAACGTTTTCCACCTCTAGTGAAGTGACTCGTCATATGCGAACTCACACTAAAGAAAAGCCtttccagtgtacagtctgtGCTAAAAGCTTCTCTACCTCTAGTGATTTGACTCGTCATCTGCAAATTCATACCAAAGAGAAGCCCCaccagtgtacagtctgtacaaGAAGGTTCTCCTCTTCTTGTGAAGTGACTGTCCATATGCGAACTCATACCAAAGAGAAGCCTTACAAATGTAAAATCTGTGAAAAAAGGTTTTCTACTTCGGGTCAAGTGACTCGTCATATGCGAACTCACACTAAAGAAAAGCCtttccagtgtacagtctgttcaaaaaagttttctaccTCTAGTGAAGTGACTATTCATATGCGAGCACATACCAAAGAGAGGCCTTACCCATGTACAGTATGTACAAAAAGGTTTTCTACTTCTGGTCAAGTGACTCGTCATATGCGAACTCACACTAAAGAAAAGCCtttccagtgtacagtctgttcaaaaaagttttctaccTCTAATGAAGTGACTGTTCATATGCGAGCCCATACCAAAGTGAGGCCTTACCCATGTACAGTATGTACAAAAAGGTTTTCCACTTCTGGTCAAGTGACTGTTCATATTATGCGAATTCATACCAAAGTGAGGCCTTACCAATGTACAGTCTGTACAAAAAGGTTTTCCACTTCTGGTCATGTGACTTGTCACATGCGAACTCACACTTAA